Part of the Labilibaculum antarcticum genome, TTTAAAGGAATAATAGTGTGCTGCCCTGCGGAGCAATTCACTTTTTAGGCAACAAACAACCACTGCTCCGCCGGGCAGTGGGCTTCCGAAGCATAATAAGTATTCTGCCCCAGCGGGCAGTCTGCTTTTTAGCCATCAATTGTTAGTTGCCTTGCCGGGCAGTGTGCTTTTTATGCCTTGAGCAGGCATTGCTCCACTTTTCCGCGAACTATTTGGGAATCGCCTCCGCTAAAATCCTTTTTTCTGCTTGCGGTCTTCGGAAACAATCTATCGTCAAAGGTTTTTACTGCATCCCGCTATTGGTAAGTGCTGGTTTCTCTTTAGCAGGATTTTTTTTAAAAGTGTGTGGTATTATTTATATGAATTTATTCCTTGGTTGGAATGTGTTTTTCCTGTCTTATTTAAAATGATTAAAAATAATTTCTATCTTTAGTTTACTTTAAAATAAAGGAGATGATGCGAATTAAATTTACACGGGCGGTATTGCTTTTATCGCTTTTGCTGATAAAAGGAAATCTTGCTCATTCTCAAAATCACAATAATACAATGAAACACGCACATACAAATCACTTAATTAAGGAGAATAGTCCTTACCTGTTACAGCATGCTCACAATCCGGTCAATTGGTATCCTTGGGGCGAAGAGGCCTTGGCTAAAGCCAAAAAAGAGAACAAACCCATATTGGTGAGCATTGGTTATGCGGCTTGCCACTGGTGTCATGTAATGGAGCGGGAGAGTTTCGAGAACGAAGAAGTCGCCAAGCTGATGAACGAATTTTTTGTCTGCATAAAAGTCGATCGCGAAGAGCGGCCCGATATCGATCAAATTTACATGGATGCCGTGCAAATGATGACTGGCAGTGGGGGATGGCCCTTAAATTGTTTTGCCATGCCCGATGGGAAACCATTTTTTGGAGGGACCTATTTCCCTGCCGATAATTGGATGAATGTGCTGAAAGGAATTCACAATGCCTGGGTCAACGAAACTGAAAAGGTGAAGGGCGTAGCGGAACAGTTGGCCAAGGGAATCCGTGAAAACGAAATAATTACGGTAAAGGCCGAAGCAGAGCCATTCGCTGTCGCGGATTTAGAAAAAGCATTTCGCCAGTGGGAATCCGAATTCGATACCCGCGAAGGGGGGACTAATCGGGCCCCAAAATTCCCATTGCCCAATTCTCTTCAGTTTTTGCTGCGTTACTATTATTTCACTAAAAATATGGACGCATTAAATCAGGTAACGCTTACGCTTGATAAAATGGCCATGGGAGGTATTTACGATCAGGTGGGCGGAGGTTTTTCCCGTTACTCGGTCGATGCCATCTGGAAAGTACCGCACTTCGAAAAAATGTTATACGACAACGGACAGTTAATAAGCCTTTATGCCGAGGCCTATCAGCTCACTAAAATTCCCGAGTACAAACAGGTAATAGAACAAACACTCGAGTTTATCGATAGGGAATTAAGCTTGCCCGAAGGGGGTTTTTACTCCTCGCTCGATGCCGATAGCGAAGGGGTTGAAGGTAAATTTTATGTGTGGGAAAAGGCGGAAGTTGATCAGCTTTTGGGCAATCAATCCGAGCTGTTTTGTGAGTATTATGGCATTACTGATCGAGCCAATTGGGAGGAAGGAAATATTCTCATGATTCAGAGCGAAAAAGCGACATTGGCCGATCAATTTCAGATATCCGTAAAGAAACTGGAAGAAGTTTTAGAGAAGGGGAGAAGAGCTCTTCTGGAGAAAAGAAAGGACCGAATTCGGCCAGGTTTGGACGATAAATCGCTAACCAGTTGGAATGCGCTCATGCTAAAGGGATACGTAGATGCGTACAAGGCTTTGGGTGATGAAGAGTATTTGAATAAAGCCATTAAAAATGCTGAGTTCATTCAGAAATACCTTTGGAAAGGGAAAGCACATTTGCACCGCAATTACAAAGATGGGAATTCGAAAATCAATGGGTTTTTAGACGATTACAGCTTTACCATCGAAGCTTTTGTTGCACTTTATCAGGCAACTTTTAACGAGGAATGGTTGCTGAAAGCGAATGATTTGCTCGAGCATGTTATCCTTCATTTTTCCGATGAGCAGTCGGGCATGTTTTTCTATACATCCGACGAAGATCCTAATTTAATTGCCCGCAAAATGGAATTGATTGATAATGTGATTCCATCATCGAATTCATCCATTGCAAAAAGCTTGTTTTTAGTAGGAACTTATTTAGATAAGGGCAGATACATAGAGCGTTCCGGGCAGATGCTAGCGAATGTGAAGCCACGCCTCGAAAAATCAATATCCTATCATTCCAATTGGGGACAGTTGTATTTTTGGTTGGTAAATCCACTCATCGAAATTGTTGTTGTAGGAGAAGATGCCATAGCTCAGAAACGGAAAATTGAAGAATTGTTTTTACCCAATGTCTTGATTTCTGGGAGCAAATCAGAAAGTATTCTGCCCTTACTTCAAAATCGTTATGTAAATGGACAAACAACTTTCTATCTTTGTAAAAATCATACCTGTAAATTGCCTGTATCCAATGTGAATGATCTGCTAAAACAATTAAACACAATGAACGGTTATCAGTAAATAGTTATCAGTGAACAGTGAACAGAGGGGATGATTTTTTTTGAAAGCCTGAAGGGCTTTAAGATTTTAGCCTGAGGCATCGTCTTGGGATTGAATCACGGGTGTAAACCGTCGCACGAACAAGCGTGAATTAAAGGATGAATGTTTTTTGCGACGAAACATGCAAGAATAAAAAGAGATGGTATTTTTGGCATTAAGTCCGCAAGCCGGAAGCCATTTAGCGAAGATTGGATTAAGAATATAAAGTTGTTTGAACAAATAGAAAGCCTGAAGGGCTTTAAGATTTCAGCCCAGGGCAACGCCCTGGGAATTGAATCACGGGTGTAAACCGTCGCACGAGCAACCGTTAATTAAAGAATGAATGTTTTTTGCGACGAAACATGCAAGAATAAAAAGAGATGGTATTTTTGGCATTAAGTCCGCAAGCCGGGAGCCATTTAGCGAAGATTGGATTAAGAATATAAAGTTGTTTGAACAAATAGAAAGCCTGAAGCGCTTTAAGATTTAAGACCAGGGCATCGTCTTGGGATTGAATCACGGGTGTAAACCGTCGCACGAGCAAGCGTGAATTAAAGGATGAATGTTTTTTGCGACGAAACATGCAAGAATAAAAAGAGATGGTATTTTTGGCATTAAGTCCGCAAGCCGGGAGCCATTTAGCGAAGATTGGATTAAGAATATAAAGTTGTTTGAACAAATAGAAAGCCTGAAGCGCTTTAAGATTTAAGACCAGGGCATCGTCTTGGGATTGAATCACGGGTGTAAACCGTCGCACGAGCAAGCGTGAATTAAAGGATGAATGTTTTTTGCGACGAAACATGCAAGAATAAAAAGAGATGGTATTTTTGGCATTAAGTCCGCAAGCCGGGAGCCATTTAGCGAAGATTGGATTAAGAATATAAAGTTGTTTGAACAAATAGAAAGCCTGAAGGGCTTTAAGATTTCAGCCCAGGGCAACGCCCTGGGAATTGAATCATGGGTGTAAACCGTCGCACGAGCAATCGTCAATTAAAGAATGAATGTTTTTTGCGACGAAACGGAAATGAATATTAAAAAGAACCAATTACTAAAAATCAAAATAAGAAAATGATGAAGAAAAACATGCGTACCATTTTGCTTTCGGGCTTTTTGTTGTTTGCAATTGCATGTGCAACAGTGCCTATCACCGGAAGAAAACAAATGAATCTGTTTCCGGAAACAGAAATGATTGCTACCAGTTTAACTCAATACGATGCTTTTTTAAAGGAGAGCAAACTCTCCGACAACAAGGAACAAACCGCCATGGTAAAATCCTGCGGTGCCCGAATTTCTGCGGCAGTCGAAAAATTCATGACTGATAATGGTCTGAGCGATCGCATTGCAAATTTCGTTTGGGAGTTCAACTTAGTTGATGATGAAACCCCTAACGCATGGTGCATGCCAGGCGGTAAAGTGGTTTTCTATACCGGAATTTTACCCTACACACAAACCGAAACGGGTCTGGCTGTTGTGATGGGACACGAAATTGCTCACGCCATTGCCCGTCATGGTAACGAGCGAATGAGTCAGCAAATGGGTATTCAGGCTCTAGGTACAGGACTCTCAATGGCTTTAAATGAGAAGCCTGCCGAAACACAACAAATTTGGATGACTGCCTTTGGTGTTGGTGCCAATGTTGGTGTAATGCTTCCCTTCTCGCGTTCTCACGAATCCGAAGCCGATAAAATGGGTTTGATATTTATGGCTATGGCCGGATACAATCCTGCAGAAGCAATTGAATTTTGGAAACGAATGGCTGAGAGTGGAGGCGAAAAGCCACCGGAATTCTTATCGACTCACCCAGCTGATGATACTCGTGTGAAAGATCTACAGGCATACCTGCCAGAAGCAATGAAGTATTACAAGAAGTAGAACTTTTTATTGGGAAACCTTTTCTAGAATATAAAATGTGGCGTTCTCATTATAGATGAGGATGCCATATCATTAAATTAAGAAATTAGTACAATACAATGAGAATAAAACTCTTCTTGCTTTTACTATTCACTATAGTAATTACATCAAGCATTTTTGCCCAATCGGAGGAACATACACACGATCATGAACATGATGAAGAAGCTGAAGTACACCATCACGAGCATCCTGGTTCTGAGATTGGAGTAGGAAATTCTATCATTTATTTTGCCAAGGAAAAAGAATTTGCGTACGGATTTCACATTCATTACGTAAAAAGCATTCCAAATTCAAAATTGGGAATCGGATTTGGTTACGAAAGAATATTCGATGAGCACGGTCACAATACATTTGGTCCTGAATTGGTGTACCGACCAATCGAAAAATTAAGCGTAAGCTTTTCACCGGGAGTAACACTGGAAGATGAACATCCTGAAGCCAAATTTGCCGCTCACATCGAAACCTCTTACGAATTTGAATTACATGATTTTCACATTGGCCCGGCTGTCGGCTTTGCTTACGATGCGGAAGATCATCATTTTAGCATAGGTATTCATATCGGTTACGGTTTTTAATCCATACCGCTATCAGTGGTCCTTATCTCTGGCAGTAGTATTATAAAAATATTAGAGCTTCACTTTACAGTGAGGCTTTTTTAAAACCAAACAGCGTCGAAGACTTCGTATGTTTATTTTGAAGCCATATACTCTTCTCTAGGAAAGGCCTAGCTATCTATCGGAAAGGGTGAGGTTTTAATTATAAAAGAGGTAAATGTTTCGGTACGCTTTCCCTACAATAATTTATTTTTCGCTAACTACTAACTACTAACTACTAACTACTAACTGCTTTCACTTTCTCAACACTTCCTTATCTTCAAAATCCTCCGAATTCCATATTTCCTCGGGTATTGAATCATCATCTTCGGGAATAGTAATTTTAGGTTTTTTAGGCCCTTGGTTGCGATAAGCCAATGCGTAAATCATTCCAGAGAATCCACCAAACAAATGACCTTCCCACGAAACATCTTTCAGGATCGGAAACACGCCCCAGAACAGCCCGCCATAAAGGAAAACGACAATAAATGAGATTGCAATTAAACGATAATAATTTCGGATGATTCCACTGAAAAAAAGGAATGAGGCAAACGCATAAACCAATCCACTGGCACCAATGTGGTAAGCTTCTCGAGCACCAAACCAAACTAAGATGTTTGCAGTTAAGTAGCACAAAATGAATATTTTGTAGGCGAGCGGACGATAGAAATAGAAGATTCCCCAGCTTAATACCAGAAAAGGCATCGTATTAGCCATTAGATGACTAAAATCTTTATGAATGAACGGGCTGGTGAGAATTCCAATCAATCCTTTTGTGTGCAAAGGGAAAATTCCTAAATAATACAGATTCAAACCAAGTCCCCATTCGAATAGTTTAACTGCCCACATTA contains:
- a CDS encoding thioredoxin domain-containing protein, yielding MMRIKFTRAVLLLSLLLIKGNLAHSQNHNNTMKHAHTNHLIKENSPYLLQHAHNPVNWYPWGEEALAKAKKENKPILVSIGYAACHWCHVMERESFENEEVAKLMNEFFVCIKVDREERPDIDQIYMDAVQMMTGSGGWPLNCFAMPDGKPFFGGTYFPADNWMNVLKGIHNAWVNETEKVKGVAEQLAKGIRENEIITVKAEAEPFAVADLEKAFRQWESEFDTREGGTNRAPKFPLPNSLQFLLRYYYFTKNMDALNQVTLTLDKMAMGGIYDQVGGGFSRYSVDAIWKVPHFEKMLYDNGQLISLYAEAYQLTKIPEYKQVIEQTLEFIDRELSLPEGGFYSSLDADSEGVEGKFYVWEKAEVDQLLGNQSELFCEYYGITDRANWEEGNILMIQSEKATLADQFQISVKKLEEVLEKGRRALLEKRKDRIRPGLDDKSLTSWNALMLKGYVDAYKALGDEEYLNKAIKNAEFIQKYLWKGKAHLHRNYKDGNSKINGFLDDYSFTIEAFVALYQATFNEEWLLKANDLLEHVILHFSDEQSGMFFYTSDEDPNLIARKMELIDNVIPSSNSSIAKSLFLVGTYLDKGRYIERSGQMLANVKPRLEKSISYHSNWGQLYFWLVNPLIEIVVVGEDAIAQKRKIEELFLPNVLISGSKSESILPLLQNRYVNGQTTFYLCKNHTCKLPVSNVNDLLKQLNTMNGYQ
- a CDS encoding M48 family metallopeptidase, encoding MMKKNMRTILLSGFLLFAIACATVPITGRKQMNLFPETEMIATSLTQYDAFLKESKLSDNKEQTAMVKSCGARISAAVEKFMTDNGLSDRIANFVWEFNLVDDETPNAWCMPGGKVVFYTGILPYTQTETGLAVVMGHEIAHAIARHGNERMSQQMGIQALGTGLSMALNEKPAETQQIWMTAFGVGANVGVMLPFSRSHESEADKMGLIFMAMAGYNPAEAIEFWKRMAESGGEKPPEFLSTHPADDTRVKDLQAYLPEAMKYYKK
- a CDS encoding rhomboid family intramembrane serine protease, giving the protein MRETRPYDKDFEKLKLKHSLIFPLTFIFVMWAVKLFEWGLGLNLYYLGIFPLHTKGLIGILTSPFIHKDFSHLMANTMPFLVLSWGIFYFYRPLAYKIFILCYLTANILVWFGAREAYHIGASGLVYAFASFLFFSGIIRNYYRLIAISFIVVFLYGGLFWGVFPILKDVSWEGHLFGGFSGMIYALAYRNQGPKKPKITIPEDDDSIPEEIWNSEDFEDKEVLRK